The Nocardia sp. XZ_19_385 genome window below encodes:
- a CDS encoding nitroreductase/quinone reductase family protein, whose protein sequence is MGDKQKTPDWVAESGAWMLENGHRSLLKLTGGRWPHRLGSMQALELHTIGRKTGQRRSTLLSSPIFTPERIVLIASLGGASHNPAWYLNLVGHPNVEITVRGETKPYIARTASTEEKAELWPEITRGFGNPYDGYQRSTPRDIPVVICEPA, encoded by the coding sequence ATGGGCGACAAGCAGAAGACCCCCGACTGGGTTGCGGAAAGCGGCGCGTGGATGCTGGAAAACGGCCACCGAAGCTTGTTGAAGCTGACCGGCGGTCGCTGGCCGCACAGGCTCGGCTCGATGCAGGCGTTGGAGCTGCACACTATCGGTCGCAAGACCGGTCAGCGGCGCTCCACGTTGTTGAGCTCGCCCATTTTCACTCCAGAGCGGATCGTCCTGATCGCCTCGCTCGGAGGCGCTTCGCACAACCCCGCCTGGTATCTGAATCTCGTCGGCCATCCCAATGTCGAGATCACCGTGCGCGGTGAGACCAAGCCGTACATCGCGCGCACCGCTTCCACGGAGGAAAAGGCCGAGCTCTGGCCCGAGATCACCCGCGGATTCGGCAACCCGTACGACGGATATCAGCGCAGCACTCCGCGGGATATCCCGGTCGTCATCTGCGAACCGGCATGA